One window from the genome of Parasteatoda tepidariorum isolate YZ-2023 chromosome 8, CAS_Ptep_4.0, whole genome shotgun sequence encodes:
- the LOC107449437 gene encoding zinc finger protein 271-like has translation MGEKLYSCICNKSFSCRSLLAVHYRVHTGEKPYCCSVCNANFTQRSNLTQHSHVHTGVKLYSCTICSKRFSSKHDLTQHTRVHTGEKPYSCSVCNKSFARKGQLTAHSRVHTSEKPYSCSICYKRFSFKGYLAQHRRVHTGEKPFSCSTCDKRFLSRAYLTLHNRVHTGEKPYSCSVCNKSFATKGKLTEHSRVHTGEKPYSCSICYKRFSVKSNLTKHSRVHTGEKLFSCSKCNNRFSSRAYLTLHDRVHTGEKPYSCSVCNKSFAQKGKLTAHSRIHTSEKPYSCSICYRRFSQKGNLTRHSRVHTGEKPFSCSKCNKSFSERESLFXLTLHSRVHTGEKPYSCSICSKSFSQRESLFRHIRVHTNEKPFSCSKCNKSFSERESLFKHIRVHTGEKPYSCSICSKSFARRACLCKHIRVHTGEKPYSCSICNKSFRQGSQLTQHSLVHTSEKPYSCSICYKRFSTKGTLTRHIFVHTGETPYSCNICNKKFSGRGNLTRHSRLHTGEKPYSCSICNKSFSKIVLLNKHICVHTSEKPFSCNICNKTFSRKDYLTHHIHVHIV, from the coding sequence ATGGGTGAGAAGCTTTATTCttgtatatgtaataagagtttttcctGTAGAAGTCTACTGGCAGTACATTACCGTGTTCATAcaggtgagaagccttattgtTGTAGTGTATGTAATGCGAATTTTACACAAAGAAGTAATTTGACTCAACATAGTCATGTTCATACAGGTGTGAAGCTTTATTCATGTACTATATGTAGTAAGAGATTTTCATCAAAACATGATTTGACTCAACATactcgtgttcatactggtgagaaaccgtATTCTTGTAGTGTGTGTAATAAGAGTTTTGCGCGAAAAGGTCAATTGACTGCACATAGTCGTGTTCATACaagtgagaagccttattcttgtagtatatgttataagagattttcatttaaaggtTATTTGGCTCAACATAgacgtgttcatactggtgagaaacctttttCATGTAGTACATGTGATAAGAGATTTTTAAGTAGAGCTTATTTGACGCTTCACaatcgtgttcatactggtgagaaaccttattcttgtagtgtatgtaataagagttttgcAACAAAAGGTAAATTGACTGaacacagtcgtgttcatacaggtgagaagccttattcttgtagtatatgttataagagattttctgtaaaaagtaatttgacTAAACatagtcgtgttcatactggtgagaaactcTTTTCTTGTAGTAAATGTAATAATAGATTTTCAAGTAGAGCTTATTTGACGCTTCATgatcgtgttcatactggtgagaaaccttattcttgtagtgtatgtaataagagttttgcACAAAAAGGTAAATTGACTGCACACAGTCGTATTCATACaagtgagaagccttattcttgtagtatatgttaTAGGAGATTTTCACAAAAAGGTAATTTGACTCGACatagtcgtgttcatactggtgagaaacctttttcttgtagtaaatgtaataagagtttttctgAAAGAGAGAGTCTATTTANTTTGACGCTACATAGTCGAGTTCATAccggtgagaaaccttattcttgtagtatatgtagtAAGAGTTTTTCTCAGAGAGAGAGTCTATTTAGGCACATTCGAGTTCATACCAATGAGAAACCTTTTTCTTGTAGtaaatgtaataagagtttttctgAAAGAGAGAGTCTATTTAAGCACATTCGAGTTCATAccggtgagaaaccttattcttgtagtatatgtagtAAGAGTTTTGCTCGAAGAGCGTGTCTATGTAAGCATATTCGAGTTCATAccggtgagaaaccttattcttgtagtatatgtaataagagtttcaGACAAGGAAGTCAATTGACTCAACACAGTCTTGTTCATACaagtgagaagccttattcttgtagtatatgttaTAAGAGATTTTCAACAAAGGGTACTTTGACTCgacatatttttgttcatacAGGTGAGACgccttattcttgtaatatatgtaataagaaattttcaggtAGAGGTAATTTGACTCGACATAGTCGTCTTCATACTGgcgagaaaccttattcttgtagtatatgtaataagagtttttcaaaaatagttcttCTAAATAAGCACATTTGTGTTCATACTAGtgaaaaacctttttcatgtaatatatgtaataagacTTTTTCAAGAAAGGATTACCTAACTCATCATATTCATGTTCACATTGTTTAG